One region of Pseudoalteromonas sp. R3 genomic DNA includes:
- the rnd gene encoding ribonuclease D produces MQYQFIQQQAELDAFIGKISDSQVLAIDTEFMRRRTLYPEIALIQVYDGEHLALIDPLSELDFSGLWHLLRDEGIVKVLHSPSEDIEVFQKFAGFVPTPLFDTQFALQLLGEGNCVGFANMVKNMLDIELDKSMSRTDWLKRPLQASQLEYAAADVFYLLPCYKEINSKISGRGLREIVISESQLIAAKRAYRTPNAYLYLNIKNVWQLKPRDLAVLRELASWRQNKAEKKNLALNFVLKEHNMVEIAKRRPSSLNSLRNVPGVEPMEVSRSGKEIIACIEKGKAVPETELPTRVQRLIDYPGYKGAAKEIKQAIAEVARQQDIPLDVFASKKQINQVIGWNWKLDAEQRNTFMKPDLFLGWRHDVLKDALSKWQV; encoded by the coding sequence GTGCAGTATCAATTTATCCAGCAACAAGCCGAGCTCGATGCTTTTATAGGAAAAATTTCAGATAGTCAGGTCCTGGCGATAGACACAGAATTTATGCGTCGCAGAACACTGTACCCTGAAATTGCCCTAATTCAGGTTTATGATGGCGAGCATTTGGCGCTGATTGATCCATTGAGCGAGCTAGATTTTTCAGGGTTGTGGCATTTACTTCGTGATGAAGGCATTGTTAAGGTGCTTCATTCACCCTCTGAAGACATAGAAGTGTTTCAAAAGTTCGCAGGTTTCGTACCCACACCTTTATTTGACACCCAATTTGCACTGCAATTACTTGGGGAAGGCAACTGCGTAGGCTTTGCCAATATGGTGAAGAACATGCTGGATATTGAACTAGACAAGAGCATGTCCAGAACCGATTGGCTAAAACGGCCGTTGCAGGCCAGTCAACTTGAGTATGCAGCAGCGGACGTATTCTACCTGCTTCCTTGCTATAAAGAAATTAACAGTAAAATATCAGGCAGAGGCTTACGTGAAATAGTGATCTCCGAGTCTCAGCTTATTGCAGCCAAGCGAGCTTACAGAACACCAAATGCTTATTTATATCTCAATATAAAAAATGTCTGGCAGCTAAAGCCCAGAGATCTGGCTGTTCTTCGTGAACTTGCTAGCTGGCGGCAAAATAAAGCTGAGAAAAAGAATCTTGCGCTTAACTTTGTGCTAAAAGAGCATAATATGGTAGAGATTGCAAAGCGCCGACCGAGCTCGCTCAACAGCTTGCGAAATGTTCCGGGTGTTGAGCCAATGGAAGTGAGTCGGTCGGGTAAAGAAATTATCGCCTGTATTGAAAAGGGCAAAGCGGTGCCAGAAACAGAGTTACCAACGCGGGTGCAACGGCTAATTGATTATCCCGGTTACAAAGGGGCTGCGAAAGAAATAAAACAAGCAATAGCAGAAGTTGCCAGACAACAAGATATTCCGTTAGATGTGTTTGCGTCCAAAAAGCAGATTAATCAGGTTATAGGGTGGAACTGGAAGTTGGACGCCGAGCAAAGAAATACTTTTATGAAACCAGATTTGTTTCTTGGCTGGCGCCATGACGTGCTAAAAGACGCACTGTCCAAGTGGCAAGTCTGA
- the minE gene encoding cell division topological specificity factor MinE: MSLLDYFRSEKKSSASLAKERLQIIVAHERSKRGTPDYLPQLKQDILEVIRKYVKVDSDAVNVQFEQNEDDLAVLELNVTLPDDEQK, encoded by the coding sequence GTGTCTTTACTTGATTATTTTCGATCCGAGAAAAAGTCCAGCGCATCGCTGGCTAAAGAGCGGTTACAAATAATCGTTGCCCATGAACGCTCTAAGCGAGGCACTCCCGATTATCTGCCACAACTAAAACAAGACATTCTCGAAGTGATCCGTAAGTATGTCAAGGTTGACTCAGATGCAGTCAACGTCCAGTTTGAGCAAAATGAAGATGATTTAGCAGTACTGGAACTCAACGTCACATTGCCCGATGATGAGCAAAAATAG
- the minD gene encoding septum site-determining protein MinD codes for MAKIIVVTSGKGGVGKTTSSAAIGTGLALKGYKTAIIDFDIGLRNLDLIMGCERRVVYDFVNVINGEANLNQALIKDKRVEKLYILPASQTRDKDALTKEGVERVLKEMSEDFDFIICDSPAGIEAGAMMALYFADEAIVTTNPEVSSVRDSDRILGILQSKSKRAEDGLEPVKEHLLLTRYNPERVESGDMLSVEDVQEILAIDLLGVIPESKAVLNASNSGQPVILDTESDAGQAYSDAINRLLGEIVDFRFLNVEKKGLLKRIFGG; via the coding sequence ATGGCAAAGATTATTGTCGTAACTTCAGGTAAAGGTGGTGTAGGTAAAACCACATCAAGTGCAGCGATCGGCACAGGTCTGGCACTTAAAGGATACAAAACAGCCATTATCGACTTTGATATTGGCCTGCGTAACTTAGATCTCATCATGGGCTGCGAGCGTCGGGTAGTCTATGACTTTGTAAACGTCATAAATGGCGAAGCTAACCTTAATCAGGCACTTATCAAAGATAAGCGCGTAGAGAAGCTCTACATTCTGCCAGCATCACAAACTCGTGACAAAGATGCCCTGACTAAAGAAGGCGTTGAGCGAGTATTAAAGGAAATGTCGGAAGACTTCGACTTCATCATCTGTGATTCACCTGCTGGCATTGAGGCCGGTGCAATGATGGCCTTGTACTTCGCTGACGAAGCTATTGTCACCACTAACCCGGAAGTGTCTTCCGTGCGTGACTCGGATCGCATTCTAGGTATTTTACAAAGCAAATCAAAGCGTGCGGAAGATGGTCTTGAGCCAGTAAAAGAGCACTTGTTGCTTACCCGCTATAATCCGGAACGAGTCGAAAGTGGTGACATGCTATCGGTCGAAGATGTCCAGGAAATTTTGGCCATTGATTTACTCGGCGTGATCCCTGAATCTAAGGCTGTGTTAAATGCATCTAACTCAGGGCAACCCGTTATCCTGGATACAGAGTCGGACGCAGGCCAGGCATACAGCGATGCCATCAACCGTTTGTTAGGTGAAATTGTCGACTTCAGGTTTTTGAATGTTGAAAAGAAAGGACTGCTAAAGCGGATTTTTGGAGGTTAA
- the minC gene encoding septum site-determining protein MinC, with the protein MSTQSFELKGNLFTLSVLHLFDADLGNVKQQLSDKISQAPKFFKGAPIVINLADVQEQGIVLSDLKRILAELALNPVGICNGTEQHNAEAKEIGLSVLNYTKDVKPVTQENPDTQVVEKEVYLGAQVINSTVRSGQQIYAKDRDLIVLGAVSHGAEVIADGNIHIYGTLRGRAIAGAQGNHEASIYCQKLEAELVSVGGSYWICDSLQGEHWGKACQISQNNESLELTALVKG; encoded by the coding sequence ATGTCTACACAGTCTTTTGAATTGAAGGGAAACCTGTTTACACTCTCAGTTTTACACCTCTTCGACGCCGACCTTGGCAATGTAAAACAACAACTGAGTGATAAAATTTCCCAGGCTCCTAAATTTTTTAAGGGAGCACCTATCGTCATCAATCTCGCCGACGTTCAGGAACAGGGCATTGTCCTTAGCGATTTAAAACGCATTCTCGCAGAGCTGGCATTGAACCCGGTTGGTATATGTAATGGTACAGAACAGCACAATGCTGAGGCGAAAGAAATAGGCCTGTCCGTACTTAACTATACTAAAGACGTCAAACCTGTGACTCAGGAAAATCCCGATACGCAAGTAGTAGAAAAAGAAGTCTATCTGGGCGCTCAGGTTATCAACAGCACAGTTCGTTCTGGGCAACAAATTTACGCAAAGGATCGAGACCTCATTGTACTGGGGGCTGTCAGTCATGGTGCTGAGGTCATTGCCGACGGCAATATTCACATCTATGGCACACTCAGAGGACGTGCTATCGCTGGTGCGCAAGGGAATCATGAGGCAAGTATTTACTGCCAGAAGCTAGAAGCAGAACTTGTTTCAGTGGGCGGCAGTTATTGGATCTGTGACTCTTTACAAGGAGAGCATTGGGGCAAAGCCTGCCAGATTTCACAAAATAACGAATCATTAGAATTAACAGCATTGGTCAAAGGATAA
- a CDS encoding YcgL domain-containing protein — translation MLAAVYKSSKKADTYLFIEKRDDFSKVPDPLMATFGTPIFVIIVDLAKRTKLGVADLSNVKQKLIDDGFYLQLPPPQENLLDELKRQNGVKSD, via the coding sequence ATGCTAGCCGCAGTATATAAAAGTAGTAAAAAAGCCGATACTTATCTTTTTATTGAAAAACGAGACGATTTTAGCAAAGTCCCTGACCCTTTAATGGCGACTTTTGGTACGCCAATATTCGTAATCATTGTGGATTTAGCAAAACGCACCAAACTCGGAGTTGCTGATTTAAGTAACGTTAAGCAAAAATTAATCGACGATGGGTTCTATTTGCAGCTGCCGCCTCCACAAGAAAATCTTCTGGACGAATTAAAAAGACAAAACGGAGTAAAAAGTGACTAA
- a CDS encoding lytic murein transglycosylase, producing the protein MTKTLSAILVSLCLASQTVKADDQARFDSYVEVLKAEALERGYEQALIEKAFSTVKFKKKVIKQDKNQPEIVETLETYLPKRVPDWKVQRARKLYKENKELLNKISKDFGVQGRFIVALWGLESSFGRVQGGYPVISSLVTLAFDGRREALYKRQLWAALDILKDGHVDIDNFKGSWAGAMGQSQFMPTSFNSYAVDYNNDGKKDIWTSKEDALASIANYLKSVGWNDNLTWGRQVKLPEDFPIQYVLKRGSKNHKQWLEYWRDSERTLEEWQNLGVRRTDGTDLPKVNISAALVMPDDINGRMYLAYNNYKALMNWNRSYYFATSVGYLSDRIGYPKI; encoded by the coding sequence GTGACTAAAACACTATCCGCAATATTAGTATCTTTATGTCTGGCATCGCAAACCGTTAAAGCAGATGATCAGGCACGCTTTGATAGTTACGTAGAAGTGCTAAAAGCTGAAGCCCTCGAAAGAGGCTATGAGCAGGCCCTGATTGAAAAGGCATTTAGTACGGTCAAATTCAAAAAGAAAGTGATTAAACAGGATAAGAACCAGCCCGAAATAGTCGAGACGCTGGAAACTTATTTGCCAAAACGTGTACCAGACTGGAAAGTTCAACGCGCAAGAAAGCTCTATAAAGAAAACAAAGAGCTGCTGAATAAGATCAGCAAAGACTTTGGTGTACAGGGCCGCTTTATCGTTGCTTTATGGGGACTTGAAAGTAGTTTTGGACGCGTACAGGGCGGTTACCCTGTGATAAGCTCACTCGTTACTTTGGCGTTTGACGGTCGTCGTGAAGCACTCTATAAGCGCCAGTTATGGGCCGCGCTTGATATTCTGAAAGATGGTCATGTTGATATCGATAATTTCAAAGGCTCATGGGCCGGAGCCATGGGCCAGTCACAGTTTATGCCGACTTCATTTAATTCTTATGCTGTTGATTATAACAATGACGGTAAAAAGGATATCTGGACCAGCAAAGAAGATGCATTAGCATCGATAGCAAACTACCTTAAAAGTGTGGGCTGGAATGATAATCTGACATGGGGTCGTCAGGTAAAATTGCCTGAGGACTTCCCGATTCAGTATGTGCTAAAACGCGGGTCGAAAAATCACAAGCAATGGCTGGAGTACTGGCGTGATTCTGAGCGCACACTCGAAGAGTGGCAAAACTTAGGTGTAAGACGTACAGATGGCACTGATCTGCCTAAGGTAAATATTAGCGCCGCTTTAGTAATGCCGGATGACATAAATGGTCGTATGTACCTGGCTTACAACAACTACAAAGCGCTAATGAACTGGAACCGAAGCTACTATTTCGCAACCAGTGTAGGCTATTTATCAGATCGTATTGGTTACCCCAAAATTTAA
- a CDS encoding cytochrome d ubiquinol oxidase subunit II, translated as MFSAEYLALLYSALMALAIIVYAVLDGYDLGVGILLPGNNKSAADTMIASIGPFWDANETWLVLAVGLALIAFPTAHSIILQALYLPIAFMLLGLILRGVAFDFRAKAKTRYRRTWDRCFRLGSLITAFSQGYMLGLYVMSFEHSIASHLFAALSGVGVIAAYTLIGAGWLIMKCEGEIQSSAIRWCRLSNLIALLGVLAVSMVNPLINAYVQARWFGNELSLLLLPLPLFCMVLFILQDRVLVKLERNPNHGCWLPFAITVIIFLLCFFGLVYSFFPYVVPGTLTIFDALADPSALTFMLYGVVLVVPAIIGYTLFSYRVFWGKTQDLSYY; from the coding sequence ATGTTTAGCGCTGAATATCTTGCTTTGCTCTACAGCGCCCTGATGGCTCTGGCGATTATCGTTTATGCTGTACTGGACGGCTATGACTTGGGGGTCGGTATTTTGCTGCCAGGTAACAATAAGTCTGCAGCAGATACTATGATAGCTTCTATTGGCCCTTTCTGGGATGCCAATGAAACCTGGCTGGTACTGGCTGTTGGTCTTGCATTAATCGCATTTCCTACTGCACATTCGATTATCTTACAGGCACTCTACTTACCCATCGCGTTTATGTTGTTGGGTCTAATATTAAGAGGTGTCGCGTTTGATTTTCGTGCTAAAGCAAAAACCCGCTATCGCAGGACCTGGGACCGCTGCTTCAGGTTGGGCAGTCTGATCACTGCATTTTCCCAAGGTTATATGCTGGGTTTGTATGTGATGTCGTTTGAGCACAGCATTGCAAGCCATCTGTTTGCCGCGCTAAGTGGCGTCGGCGTTATCGCAGCTTACACTTTAATAGGCGCTGGATGGTTGATCATGAAATGCGAAGGTGAAATACAAAGTTCAGCCATCCGCTGGTGCCGATTGAGTAATCTTATTGCTTTATTGGGTGTACTGGCCGTTTCTATGGTCAACCCGCTGATCAACGCCTACGTACAAGCGCGCTGGTTTGGCAACGAACTTAGCCTGTTACTGTTGCCACTGCCATTGTTCTGCATGGTTCTTTTCATATTACAAGACAGGGTACTGGTCAAGCTTGAACGTAACCCAAACCATGGGTGCTGGTTACCCTTTGCAATCACAGTCATCATATTTCTACTGTGCTTTTTTGGCCTGGTGTATAGCTTCTTCCCTTACGTTGTGCCGGGAACGCTCACCATATTCGACGCCCTTGCCGATCCGTCAGCTCTGACCTTCATGCTTTACGGCGTGGTGCTGGTGGTCCCAGCCATCATTGGCTACACATTATTTTCTTACCGGGTTTTCTGGGGGAAAACACAGGACCTGAGCTACTACTGA
- a CDS encoding cytochrome ubiquinol oxidase subunit I, whose protein sequence is MLDTLMLSRIQFAANISFHILFPTITIALAWFLVFFKFRYDRTGEAVWLRAYRFWVKIFALTFALGVVSGITMSFQFGTNWPGFMERIGNIAGPLLGYEVLTAFFMEATFLGIMLFGMKRVSPRLHTFATLIVAIGTTLSAFWILSLNSWLQTPTGYTLVDGVFYPKDWFEIIFNPSFGYRFFHMLLASGLTASFLMAGISAYRLLKEDHKHAPKLTLKISLTVAALLAPMQMFVGDLHGLNTFEHQPQKVAAMEGVWETERGAPLLLFAIPDEQTRTNHFEIAIPKLASLILTHEAEGEIKGLNEFKGEHPPVKPVFFGFRIMVGIGVLMILVALVTRYTLWKRSTLPTWQLKALVAMTFSGWIATLAGWYVTEIGRQPFMVSGLVKIEELVTNVPSEHVLLTLIGYLTLYAVLLAAYIKTLFYTARNAVQVEEYQTTQVQGGQYV, encoded by the coding sequence ATGCTTGATACCCTAATGTTGTCGCGTATTCAATTTGCGGCAAATATAAGCTTTCATATTCTTTTTCCTACCATCACCATTGCTCTGGCCTGGTTTCTGGTGTTCTTCAAGTTCCGTTACGACCGAACCGGCGAGGCGGTATGGCTCAGAGCCTATCGATTTTGGGTAAAAATATTTGCCCTCACTTTTGCGCTCGGCGTCGTTAGTGGTATCACCATGTCTTTTCAATTTGGCACCAATTGGCCCGGATTTATGGAGCGTATTGGCAATATCGCAGGACCCTTACTTGGTTACGAAGTGCTCACCGCCTTTTTTATGGAAGCCACCTTTTTGGGCATTATGCTGTTTGGCATGAAGCGTGTCAGTCCGCGACTGCATACCTTTGCAACACTCATAGTCGCTATAGGCACTACCCTGTCGGCTTTTTGGATATTATCCTTGAACAGCTGGTTGCAAACTCCGACTGGCTACACGCTTGTAGATGGGGTGTTCTATCCCAAAGACTGGTTTGAGATCATCTTTAATCCGTCATTTGGTTATCGCTTTTTTCATATGTTGCTGGCAAGCGGGCTCACCGCATCTTTTCTGATGGCTGGAATAAGCGCGTATCGACTGCTTAAAGAGGATCACAAGCACGCCCCTAAACTTACCTTAAAAATATCGCTGACGGTCGCAGCCCTGCTCGCCCCGATGCAAATGTTTGTCGGTGATTTGCACGGTCTGAACACCTTTGAGCACCAACCACAAAAAGTAGCCGCGATGGAAGGTGTATGGGAAACCGAACGAGGTGCGCCGTTGTTGCTCTTTGCCATACCGGATGAGCAAACCAGAACCAATCACTTTGAAATCGCTATTCCCAAGCTGGCTAGTCTGATCCTGACGCACGAGGCCGAAGGCGAAATTAAGGGACTTAATGAATTTAAAGGGGAACACCCGCCGGTTAAACCTGTATTTTTTGGTTTTAGAATCATGGTTGGGATAGGCGTTTTAATGATACTCGTCGCCTTAGTGACCCGTTATACCTTATGGAAACGCTCGACCCTACCGACCTGGCAGCTGAAAGCTTTAGTCGCCATGACATTTTCAGGTTGGATAGCCACGCTGGCTGGCTGGTATGTCACAGAAATTGGTCGCCAGCCGTTTATGGTCAGTGGTCTGGTAAAAATTGAGGAGCTGGTTACGAATGTACCCAGTGAACACGTCTTGCTGACCTTGATTGGTTACCTGACTTTATATGCAGTTTTGCTGGCAGCTTACATAAAAACGCTGTTCTACACCGCGCGCAATGCCGTTCAAGTTGAAGAGTATCAGACAACACAGGTTCAGGGAGGCCAATATGTTTAG
- a CDS encoding GbsR/MarR family transcriptional regulator, whose amino-acid sequence MQLSPKIENFVLHCGEMGSRWGFNRTIGQMVGLLVINEKPLTANEIAEALKISRGNVSMGIKELQSWQLVKVHHIPGDRKEYYSPNGSIWDLANRVFEERRKREIDPTLTLLRDQILDSANSPEEKYAQEQMQSIHDLLETVTKWSAELQRLTPEQLQSLMKLGSSVSKVIDLKDKLLRKS is encoded by the coding sequence ATGCAGCTATCACCAAAAATCGAAAACTTCGTTCTCCACTGCGGAGAGATGGGAAGCCGCTGGGGCTTCAACCGCACCATTGGTCAAATGGTTGGCCTGCTTGTCATCAATGAGAAGCCTCTAACGGCCAACGAGATTGCTGAAGCTCTCAAAATCTCAAGAGGCAATGTCAGCATGGGCATCAAAGAGCTGCAATCATGGCAACTGGTTAAGGTTCATCATATTCCCGGCGACAGAAAAGAATACTACTCGCCAAATGGCAGTATCTGGGATCTGGCAAACCGTGTTTTTGAAGAGCGTCGTAAACGCGAAATTGACCCAACCCTGACCCTGTTAAGAGACCAAATTCTAGACAGCGCGAATTCTCCAGAAGAAAAGTACGCGCAAGAACAAATGCAATCCATCCACGACTTACTGGAAACAGTCACTAAATGGTCTGCTGAACTGCAACGGCTCACACCCGAGCAGTTGCAATCCTTGATGAAACTGGGCTCTTCAGTAAGCAAGGTCATCGATTTAAAGGACAAGCTACTCAGAAAGTCCTAA
- a CDS encoding carboxymuconolactone decarboxylase family protein produces the protein MPLVNPLSQEHDQEVAELAKFFNETLGFCPNSVLTMQIRPAIARAFINLNKAVMENHGRVTSELKRLIGYITSANTGCRYCEAHTILAAQRYGGTDERLEQIWQFRDSEVYTDAEKAAFEFALAASSVPNAVDAHIETAMQAHWDDGEIVEILGVIALFGYLNRWNDSMATTLEPGAIDAGETLLNERWETGKHA, from the coding sequence ATGCCCTTAGTTAACCCATTGTCACAAGAACATGATCAGGAAGTCGCAGAATTAGCAAAGTTTTTTAATGAGACACTTGGTTTTTGCCCTAACAGTGTACTCACCATGCAAATTCGACCAGCCATAGCTCGCGCTTTCATAAACCTGAACAAAGCAGTTATGGAAAACCATGGTCGTGTCACTTCAGAGCTTAAAAGACTGATAGGTTACATAACCAGTGCAAACACTGGATGCCGTTACTGTGAAGCACATACTATACTTGCAGCACAGCGTTATGGCGGTACTGACGAAAGATTGGAGCAAATCTGGCAGTTCCGTGACAGTGAAGTTTACACCGACGCAGAAAAAGCAGCTTTTGAATTTGCTCTTGCGGCATCAAGTGTACCCAATGCAGTGGATGCACACATTGAAACCGCTATGCAGGCACACTGGGATGATGGCGAAATTGTAGAGATCCTTGGCGTCATCGCCTTATTTGGCTATTTGAACCGCTGGAATGACTCTATGGCAACCACTTTGGAGCCGGGCGCCATAGACGCAGGCGAGACTTTGCTGAATGAACGCTGGGAAACAGGCAAACACGCTTAG
- a CDS encoding MarR family transcriptional regulator encodes MKIAIANRKHALAVTNPKKDALDLAAHVPFQVAVVSNLLSLDRDPVIRSLTELNTRELRVLLNVGSYGPITAAEVSYQSRLDPYSVTRAVNALLKLGLVQSTEITGKSKPVVLTAEGENVYYEVTAHVRKREQMLTAHMTEDEKALLETLLIKLELTAEEILANEVTEMEAQGQVVTRDHKEMLRWHKRSRHG; translated from the coding sequence ATGAAAATTGCTATTGCCAACAGAAAACATGCTTTGGCGGTAACAAACCCAAAAAAAGATGCACTCGATCTGGCTGCCCACGTGCCTTTTCAGGTTGCTGTTGTAAGTAACCTTTTATCACTTGACCGTGATCCGGTTATTCGCTCTTTGACTGAGCTTAATACCCGGGAATTGAGGGTGTTGCTCAACGTGGGGTCATACGGGCCAATTACAGCTGCTGAAGTAAGTTATCAATCGCGGCTTGACCCCTATTCAGTTACACGGGCTGTAAATGCTTTACTTAAGCTTGGACTGGTCCAGTCAACAGAGATTACAGGCAAAAGTAAGCCTGTTGTACTAACCGCGGAAGGCGAAAATGTTTACTACGAAGTCACAGCACACGTGCGTAAAAGAGAGCAGATGCTGACAGCGCATATGACTGAAGATGAAAAGGCCTTACTTGAGACCCTGTTGATCAAACTGGAGCTAACAGCAGAAGAAATATTGGCAAACGAAGTGACTGAGATGGAAGCACAAGGGCAAGTGGTGACCCGCGACCACAAAGAAATGCTACGTTGGCATAAACGTAGCAGACACGGTTAA
- a CDS encoding nuclear transport factor 2 family protein, with protein sequence MYRLLLPLLFMSGCASLDRPAEESSCKALVYAYPQIRDNGTSEQYAELFTDNARFNVEKLNITLNGKAQIVERFNKARNNTNTVHMMTSSRFYPNKDQLEAESHFILLLKNKTQPATTKIINGRYLDTFSYDSARCLFDSREVVIDRMDVL encoded by the coding sequence ATGTATCGTCTACTCCTGCCACTACTCTTTATGAGTGGTTGTGCATCGCTCGACCGCCCAGCCGAAGAAAGCAGTTGCAAAGCACTTGTCTATGCGTACCCGCAAATACGTGACAATGGCACATCCGAACAGTACGCTGAACTGTTTACTGACAACGCGCGTTTTAACGTTGAGAAACTCAATATAACACTCAATGGTAAGGCTCAAATCGTCGAGCGCTTTAATAAAGCACGTAACAACACGAATACCGTTCATATGATGACTTCATCCCGGTTCTATCCTAATAAAGACCAACTTGAAGCAGAATCACATTTCATCCTGCTACTAAAGAACAAGACTCAACCAGCTACAACAAAAATCATCAACGGTCGTTATCTTGACACCTTTAGCTATGACTCAGCTCGCTGCTTGTTCGACAGCCGGGAGGTTGTTATCGACCGCATGGACGTGCTCTAA
- a CDS encoding sensor domain-containing diguanylate cyclase — protein MKVTVRRKLDLKQLILLLVSAGIVLSVFSALMASYRVHERAFIKDTLASNQAYAEKLAEVTELFLESLNSQLRVSAGHIANHFEDRDAIDAELARLLAQTNSFDSLVVINAQRKVISAQPSSLELTGHTLDSSLAIPIELKAPYILDPFVSPAGNLMVSPTFPIFASDGAYLGFIAGGIYLQGDTILNQLLGTHHVSEHSYVYVIDKDKRLIYHKDNQRVGERIVGNLAVNKVLKGESGAAEALNSQDVNMLAGFAPVSSTGWGIVSQRSLSSIVAELDVTHKNVLYSTLPFALAILCVTLIAGFVIARPLAQLAQNVSSLSPGNLRCIDQTPAWFFEAENLKSAILNSSELLGQEIKELEQDRKMDPLTKLNNRFAMQLWLDNVKTMQYQFSVLALDVDHFKSINDEFGHAVGDDVLCALAGVMKKNARCHDFVCRSGGEEFLVFMPFVDEKRAYSIAERLRIAISEQPMSIPRQVTVSIGIASWVVNRQSIKETLEMADRALYQAKRSGRNRTCRAQVHCDAANNDVAQHAV, from the coding sequence GTGAAAGTAACAGTACGCAGAAAGCTAGACCTTAAGCAGCTTATCTTATTGTTGGTAAGTGCCGGAATTGTGTTGTCCGTTTTTAGTGCACTTATGGCAAGCTATCGTGTACACGAGCGTGCTTTTATTAAAGACACTTTGGCATCGAATCAGGCTTATGCTGAAAAGCTTGCAGAAGTTACAGAGCTGTTCTTAGAATCCTTGAATAGTCAGTTGCGAGTCAGTGCAGGTCATATTGCAAATCACTTTGAGGACCGCGATGCGATAGATGCAGAGTTAGCACGTCTACTGGCTCAAACCAATAGCTTTGACTCTTTGGTTGTCATAAATGCACAACGCAAAGTGATCTCAGCTCAGCCTTCTAGCCTGGAGCTAACGGGACATACCCTAGACTCGTCTTTGGCAATACCCATTGAATTAAAAGCGCCCTATATCCTCGATCCATTCGTATCACCGGCGGGCAATCTTATGGTGAGTCCGACATTTCCAATTTTCGCCAGCGACGGCGCCTATCTTGGGTTTATTGCGGGAGGAATTTACCTGCAGGGCGACACCATCCTGAACCAGCTTCTGGGTACGCATCATGTATCTGAACATTCATATGTGTATGTAATAGATAAGGATAAGCGACTTATCTACCACAAAGATAATCAGCGAGTAGGCGAACGAATAGTCGGAAACCTTGCGGTGAATAAGGTACTTAAAGGCGAGTCAGGTGCGGCAGAAGCCTTAAACAGTCAAGATGTAAATATGCTCGCTGGGTTTGCCCCAGTATCCAGTACAGGCTGGGGAATTGTGAGTCAACGTTCGCTGAGTAGTATCGTTGCTGAACTGGACGTGACACATAAAAATGTTCTCTATTCGACCTTGCCATTCGCGCTGGCCATCTTATGCGTCACTTTAATTGCAGGGTTTGTCATTGCCAGACCTCTTGCTCAGTTAGCGCAAAACGTTAGCTCTCTCAGCCCCGGCAACCTGCGTTGTATTGATCAGACGCCGGCCTGGTTTTTTGAGGCTGAAAACTTAAAATCGGCGATCCTCAATAGTTCTGAGCTGCTAGGTCAGGAGATAAAGGAACTTGAGCAAGACAGAAAAATGGATCCATTGACTAAACTCAATAACCGCTTCGCCATGCAACTTTGGCTCGATAATGTGAAAACAATGCAATATCAGTTTTCAGTGCTTGCTTTAGATGTGGATCACTTTAAATCCATTAATGACGAGTTTGGTCATGCGGTAGGCGACGATGTGTTATGTGCACTTGCAGGTGTTATGAAGAAAAATGCGAGATGCCATGACTTTGTCTGTCGCAGCGGAGGTGAAGAGTTTCTGGTTTTTATGCCGTTTGTTGACGAAAAGCGAGCTTATAGTATTGCTGAGCGTTTACGTATTGCAATAAGTGAACAGCCGATGTCGATTCCGAGGCAAGTCACGGTTTCAATTGGCATAGCCAGTTGGGTGGTAAATCGCCAAAGTATTAAAGAAACGCTTGAGATGGCTGACAGGGCTCTCTATCAGGCCAAGCGCAGCGGCCGTAACAGAACATGCCGTGCACAAGTCCACTGTGACGCCGCTAATAATGATGTTGCGCAACATGCTGTTTAA